Proteins encoded together in one Acipenser ruthenus chromosome 22, fAciRut3.2 maternal haplotype, whole genome shotgun sequence window:
- the si:dkeyp-72e1.9 gene encoding syntaxin-binding protein 4 isoform X2 — protein MPTFSVMYKGAVIISRTLMGPYGADRAAHSMDFTDCENGLGIKVIGGVKELTGEEYGVFVKRILPGGLASSDGRLQPGDQILEVNGERLIGVTSDRAVDILRSASASNHMRLLIARDDEARREFAELLEKSSSSSGTGSARSSPSQHSGSRYLHSTSSGSSSRSQSPLLLSPAGCHSAYNGSSGPLLRSVSHPGEGLIQLISIPRASGFGIAIGGGSNRPDGPAVFIQDVLSGGDCHRDGRLRPGDQLIAINKESLIGVTHEEAKGTLNKAKFRQEGTVEIAFIPGKESCPASSSVPSGAQCCAGDGHGAGRLKVHVRSPEKRQEEPVPVPLPSASPDICPPELTASGSATSLNSKAASGSKQKVSLDPHVRLKSEKLELALMYLGLDVPEEKRRKLLQSLTVDPQGTVSYGDFVEAAQDVLHDKLEEAGLGSDPFMFSYHEAASLMDTSAFHSPTCDSVSGYNTEELERFQSEVMLLQQQVKQLQTLLRDTQNSKKTLEEELQKSNQNASASFAENKILRSKLQVAEVVQRQTQSAEQDYEDVIQLLEAEIRDLKTQLEGTKHTKGSEATKEDVLELKRRLSAIDCQLRKSELTRKHLEISNKKLLVFAQNVHRVLTSFSLLTPENGLRKQLPDSKAGAAADPTGLWVAEVKELVECACSLSTSHMLPNGWEECSTPEETKYFADAHERCRIDNSGD, from the exons ATGCCAACGTTTTCTGTGATGTATAAAGGAGCTGTCATCATTAGCAG GACTCTCATGGGTCCATACGGTGCAGACCGCGCTGCGCATTCCATGGACTTCACAGACTGTGAGAATGGACTGG GAATTAAAGTTATTGGAGGAGTAAAGGAATTAACTGGCGAGGAATACGGAGTGTTTGTCAAAAGAATCCTACCTGGTGGCCTTGCTTCGAGTGACG GACGTCTTCAGCCTGGGGACCAGATCTTAGAAGTGAACGGGGAACGCTTAATAGGAGTAACAAGCGACAG GGCGGTGGACATCCTCAGGTCAGCGTCTGCTTCCAATCACATGCGCCTTCTCATAGCGAGGGATGATGAGGCAAG GAGGGAGTTTGCTGAACTGCTTGAGAAGTCCAGCTCCAGCAGCGGTACAGGCTCTGCAAGGAGCTCCCCTAGCCAGCACAGTGGCA GTAGATATTTACACAGCACCTCATCAGGGTCCTCGTCACGCTCCCAGAGTCCTCTGCTGCTGAGTCCGGCTGGCTGTCATAGTGCTTACAATGGAAGCTCTGGACCCTTACTGCGCTCTGTCAG TCACCCTGGTGAAGGCCTGATTCAGCTCATCTCCATCCCGAGGGCTTCAGGATTCGGCATTGCCATCGGCGGAGGCTCGAACAGGCCTGACGGACCCGCGGTGTTCATACAGGACGTCCTGTCCGGGGGGGACTGCCACAGG GATGGCAGACTCAGACCCGGAGACCAGTTAATTGCGATCAATAAGGAGTCTTTGATAGGTGTGACACACGAGGAGGCCAAGGGTACCCTTAACAAAGCCAAGTTCAG GCAGGAAGGCACGGTGGAGATCGCGTTCATCCCTGGGAAGGAGTCCTGTCCAGCGAGCAGCTCGGTGCCCAGCGGAGCGCAGTGCTGTGCAGGGGACGGGCACGGCGCGGGCAGGTTAAAGGTGCATGTGAGGTCCCCTGAG AAAAGACAGGAAGAGCCAGTGCCAGTGCCTTTACCCTCAGCATCCCCTGATATCTGCCCTCCAGAGCTCACAGCATCAG GATCCGCCACATCACTGAATTCCAAAGCTGCCTCTGGAAGTAAACAGAAAGTGTCACTGGACCCGCATGTCAGACTGAAGTCAGAGAAACTGGAGTTG GCGCTGATGTACCTGGGGCTCGATGTCCCTGAAGAGAAGAGGAGAAAGCTGCTTCAGAGCCTCACTGTGGATCCACAAGGGACTGTGTCGTATGGAG ATTTCGTGGAGGCAGCCCAGGATGTTCTGCATGACAAGCTGGAGGAAGCGGGTCTGGGCTCGGACCCTTTCATGTTCTCTTATCACGAGGCAGCCAGCTTAATGGATACATCTGCATTCCATTCCCCT ACGTGTGACTCGGTGAGTGGGTACAACACGGAGGAGCTGGAGCGCTTCCAGTCTGAGGTGATGCTTCTGCAGCAGCAGGTGAAACAGTTACAG ACTctactgagagacacacagaacaGCAAGAAGACTCTGGAGGAGGAGCTGCAGAAAAGCAATCAG AACGCGTCGGCTTCGTTTGCGGAGAACAAGATCCTGAGAAGCAAGCTGCAGGTGGCCGAGGTGGTGCAGCGGCAGACCCAGAGTGCAGAGCAGGACTACGAGGATGTGATCCAGCTTCTGGAGGCTGAGATCAGGGATCTGAAAACCCAACTGGAAGGGACAAAGCACACCAAGGGCAGCGAAGCCACAAAA GAGGATGTGCTGGAACTCAAAAGAAGGCTTTCTGCCATTGACTGCCAGCTCAGGAAATCTGAACTCACGAGAAAACATCTTGAGATCTCCAACAAGAAGCTGCTGGTATTTGCTCAG AATGTCCACAGAGTCCTGACATCCTTCAGTCTATTAACACCAGAAAACGG GCTGAGGAAGCAGTTACCGGACTCGAAGGCAGGGGCCGCTGCTGACCCGACAGGCCTGTGGGTTGCAGAGGTGAAGGAGCTGGTGGAGTGTGCGTGCTCCCTCAGCACCAGCCACA tgttACCGAATGGCTGGGAGGAATGCAGCACCCCAGAAGAGACCAAGTACTTTGCTGA TGCTCACGAAAGGTGCCGAATTGACAACAGTGGAGACTGA
- the si:dkeyp-72e1.9 gene encoding syntaxin-binding protein 4 isoform X1, giving the protein MSCLRPPGRLLERFDGLSLIYWTLMGPYGADRAAHSMDFTDCENGLGIKVIGGVKELTGEEYGVFVKRILPGGLASSDGRLQPGDQILEVNGERLIGVTSDRAVDILRSASASNHMRLLIARDDEARREFAELLEKSSSSSGTGSARSSPSQHSGSRYLHSTSSGSSSRSQSPLLLSPAGCHSAYNGSSGPLLRSVSHPGEGLIQLISIPRASGFGIAIGGGSNRPDGPAVFIQDVLSGGDCHRDGRLRPGDQLIAINKESLIGVTHEEAKGTLNKAKFRQEGTVEIAFIPGKESCPASSSVPSGAQCCAGDGHGAGRLKVHVRSPEKRQEEPVPVPLPSASPDICPPELTASGSATSLNSKAASGSKQKVSLDPHVRLKSEKLELALMYLGLDVPEEKRRKLLQSLTVDPQGTVSYGDFVEAAQDVLHDKLEEAGLGSDPFMFSYHEAASLMDTSAFHSPTCDSVSGYNTEELERFQSEVMLLQQQVKQLQTLLRDTQNSKKTLEEELQKSNQNASASFAENKILRSKLQVAEVVQRQTQSAEQDYEDVIQLLEAEIRDLKTQLEGTKHTKGSEATKEDVLELKRRLSAIDCQLRKSELTRKHLEISNKKLLVFAQNVHRVLTSFSLLTPENGLRKQLPDSKAGAAADPTGLWVAEVKELVECACSLSTSHMLPNGWEECSTPEETKYFADAHERCRIDNSGD; this is encoded by the exons GACTCTCATGGGTCCATACGGTGCAGACCGCGCTGCGCATTCCATGGACTTCACAGACTGTGAGAATGGACTGG GAATTAAAGTTATTGGAGGAGTAAAGGAATTAACTGGCGAGGAATACGGAGTGTTTGTCAAAAGAATCCTACCTGGTGGCCTTGCTTCGAGTGACG GACGTCTTCAGCCTGGGGACCAGATCTTAGAAGTGAACGGGGAACGCTTAATAGGAGTAACAAGCGACAG GGCGGTGGACATCCTCAGGTCAGCGTCTGCTTCCAATCACATGCGCCTTCTCATAGCGAGGGATGATGAGGCAAG GAGGGAGTTTGCTGAACTGCTTGAGAAGTCCAGCTCCAGCAGCGGTACAGGCTCTGCAAGGAGCTCCCCTAGCCAGCACAGTGGCA GTAGATATTTACACAGCACCTCATCAGGGTCCTCGTCACGCTCCCAGAGTCCTCTGCTGCTGAGTCCGGCTGGCTGTCATAGTGCTTACAATGGAAGCTCTGGACCCTTACTGCGCTCTGTCAG TCACCCTGGTGAAGGCCTGATTCAGCTCATCTCCATCCCGAGGGCTTCAGGATTCGGCATTGCCATCGGCGGAGGCTCGAACAGGCCTGACGGACCCGCGGTGTTCATACAGGACGTCCTGTCCGGGGGGGACTGCCACAGG GATGGCAGACTCAGACCCGGAGACCAGTTAATTGCGATCAATAAGGAGTCTTTGATAGGTGTGACACACGAGGAGGCCAAGGGTACCCTTAACAAAGCCAAGTTCAG GCAGGAAGGCACGGTGGAGATCGCGTTCATCCCTGGGAAGGAGTCCTGTCCAGCGAGCAGCTCGGTGCCCAGCGGAGCGCAGTGCTGTGCAGGGGACGGGCACGGCGCGGGCAGGTTAAAGGTGCATGTGAGGTCCCCTGAG AAAAGACAGGAAGAGCCAGTGCCAGTGCCTTTACCCTCAGCATCCCCTGATATCTGCCCTCCAGAGCTCACAGCATCAG GATCCGCCACATCACTGAATTCCAAAGCTGCCTCTGGAAGTAAACAGAAAGTGTCACTGGACCCGCATGTCAGACTGAAGTCAGAGAAACTGGAGTTG GCGCTGATGTACCTGGGGCTCGATGTCCCTGAAGAGAAGAGGAGAAAGCTGCTTCAGAGCCTCACTGTGGATCCACAAGGGACTGTGTCGTATGGAG ATTTCGTGGAGGCAGCCCAGGATGTTCTGCATGACAAGCTGGAGGAAGCGGGTCTGGGCTCGGACCCTTTCATGTTCTCTTATCACGAGGCAGCCAGCTTAATGGATACATCTGCATTCCATTCCCCT ACGTGTGACTCGGTGAGTGGGTACAACACGGAGGAGCTGGAGCGCTTCCAGTCTGAGGTGATGCTTCTGCAGCAGCAGGTGAAACAGTTACAG ACTctactgagagacacacagaacaGCAAGAAGACTCTGGAGGAGGAGCTGCAGAAAAGCAATCAG AACGCGTCGGCTTCGTTTGCGGAGAACAAGATCCTGAGAAGCAAGCTGCAGGTGGCCGAGGTGGTGCAGCGGCAGACCCAGAGTGCAGAGCAGGACTACGAGGATGTGATCCAGCTTCTGGAGGCTGAGATCAGGGATCTGAAAACCCAACTGGAAGGGACAAAGCACACCAAGGGCAGCGAAGCCACAAAA GAGGATGTGCTGGAACTCAAAAGAAGGCTTTCTGCCATTGACTGCCAGCTCAGGAAATCTGAACTCACGAGAAAACATCTTGAGATCTCCAACAAGAAGCTGCTGGTATTTGCTCAG AATGTCCACAGAGTCCTGACATCCTTCAGTCTATTAACACCAGAAAACGG GCTGAGGAAGCAGTTACCGGACTCGAAGGCAGGGGCCGCTGCTGACCCGACAGGCCTGTGGGTTGCAGAGGTGAAGGAGCTGGTGGAGTGTGCGTGCTCCCTCAGCACCAGCCACA tgttACCGAATGGCTGGGAGGAATGCAGCACCCCAGAAGAGACCAAGTACTTTGCTGA TGCTCACGAAAGGTGCCGAATTGACAACAGTGGAGACTGA